TGTTTTAATAGAACAATTTCAAACACGGGAAAATCTGACAGggattttcattaatttttagGGCTTGCATGCCCAATTAGTCACAATTATTGCTCTTACCTCCTTTCCGTGAGtcttgtataatatattttacatttatatcTGGTTTCTGATTCGTGTTCCATTTTGTAACACCTGGTGTCGACATATCTCacgaaatattgttatttttatgcTGCAGTTTTACGAGCCGATTGGAGGGGGAAGAGGCAGGGGGTGAAATGTTTTTGCTTCGCTCCgagtatgaaaatataatctgATTACATCGCTGCTTGAATTCCTATATTGTACAAATACAATTCAGCTTCTGAACACGGTTCTCAATGCACGTTCAGTCTTGACTTGACCCGCTTCTtatcgattgctccaagccTCGAAGTAATGTCactttcgatgaaaaaagccGACAATAACAGTTTCCATACATTCAATTGTACATCATTTTGTTGATTTGATGAAACCGGTAATGCCATGTGTATCAGCCCATCGTGGGTAAACATATGGTCAGGTAACATTTCTATATTTATTATGTAGAGCAAGATTTATTCCGAATTAAAGAACTCTTCCGTTTTGTACAGCACTGGCGGGTTAAATATTTGCATTCTCGTAGAGGTTACCGGTTCTTGGACCTTTTTCTGCAAAACAATCGATTGTGACTATCTTGTACGGTTGAAATGAAGTAGATAATTATATTCGTTACAGTTCCTACATAGTATTAAGGTAATTCCAGCGAAATCCAGATACTCGCGGGaggtgaatttttcacaccaaAGTCCTGCTCCTATCGGCGAAAATCGCGCTCGTCAAAATATTCAACGTAATACAAGGTCTTACAAATTCTAATTTTCACCTCATTCTCAATAAAACGTAATATTTCTTGGATTGTATTCTGCTTGATGCCCACTATTGAGTAAGGTTTCTCATAGAAGTATTATTATCTTGCCGTAAAAATGGTTGGACAATTTGATGGAAAACTAAAACAGTAATTTTGCTAGTTGAATTTTTACCCGTCCACCCATACAccgcaaaaaaattctatttcaggcaacgaaatatttcattgcagGTGGGGTGAAAATATCTTGATGCTCCGGCTTCATTTTTGTTGATGCGACAAAGGGTTTGATTGtgggaacaaaaaaattagctACAGCGAGCGATGGAATGTTATATCGCGAGTGATTGGACTTCGCTGGGATAAGCAACGAGATACCTTCTAACAGATACTGAttacagtttgaaaaattggcatACGGAAAACTTACAAAAAAGGACAGCGGATTCAATTTGCTGAACAGTGAATCGGGAACACCTAGATCCGCCTCAGCAGCATCTACAGCAGCTTCCAAGGATACAAGGCTTACATTCGCCCGTCCGACGACGTGCTCCAGGGCGTCAATGCGTCTACACAAGCTTGTCAATTCTTGCCGTACTACTTGCACGCGTGGAATTTGTCCGCTGAGACATTC
This is a stretch of genomic DNA from Neodiprion fabricii isolate iyNeoFabr1 chromosome 2, iyNeoFabr1.1, whole genome shotgun sequence. It encodes these proteins:
- the LOC124176429 gene encoding biogenesis of lysosome-related organelles complex 1 subunit 4 isoform X1, whose protein sequence is MIDELATDHAAYAKIDLTSQVRVLHNTIEDMMMRLEEFESIFGMVLSEGAECLSGQIPRVQVVRQELTSLCRRIDALEHVVGRANVSLVSLEAAVDAAEADLGVPDSLFSKLNPLSFFKKVQEPVTSTRMQIFNPPVLYKTEEFFNSE
- the LOC124176429 gene encoding biogenesis of lysosome-related organelles complex 1 subunit 4 isoform X2; the encoded protein is MIDELATDHAAYAKIDLTSQVLSEGAECLSGQIPRVQVVRQELTSLCRRIDALEHVVGRANVSLVSLEAAVDAAEADLGVPDSLFSKLNPLSFFKKVQEPVTSTRMQIFNPPVLYKTEEFFNSE